The Aspergillus flavus chromosome 2, complete sequence region GGTACATACAACTTGCTTCTATAATTCTCAAATCCTATCGTGCGCTCAATGACAGGCCTTCCCATATTTCTTCAGCCGTAGGTAATTATACGGCAACGGAGCCAGATACCCAGCCGTCATTGACACAGCAGCTGCCATCCAGAAACTGGGGTCGTCCAGAGCCACAACACCGCCAGTCAGGTGATAGTCTACAGTATTCTCTGCCGCCTCCATTGCGACCATCGATACCATACTCATTCCCATAGCAGTGCGAAGGGCCACCGGCCAGGAGAGCTGGTCAGCTCCACGCCGGAGCAGGACTGTTTCAAGAATAATCGACGTGGTGATTCCGGACGCCACTGTTTCCGTTAGCATTTATGAAAATCGCTTCTCCACTCTTTTTAAGAGTTGAGGATCAAAGACTTACTAGATGCGGCCATGATAGTCCCCATCCCGAGCCCCGGATAGAACGTCTGGAGCATCCACAGGGCGGAGAAGTCACCTAGCGTACAGCCGACTAGGCAGCGTAACGTGTTTATCCCAGCGCGTTTCCATGTATGACGGCATTTCCAAAAGCTGAGTTGCCATGCTGATAATGACTGTTTGTTCGCTGTGATTGAGGCAGTCGCCGAGCCACAGTTCCCTTTTTGAGATTCGACAGTGCCCTTGTCCTGACTGGAATTACACGCCTGTGCGGGAGAGAAGCTCGAAAGGAACTTGTGGCAATGGGGGTTCGGCCGGAACACGCGGATTGGCTTCCACGGTAATAAGATGCGACCAGATAATTTATTCATCTTGCAGAGGAGCATGGAGAAGATTAAGAATGCAAATTTCTATCATCAGGGCGGTCCTGGGGTTTCTTAAATTGTTGTTGCCGCTACCCGGACAATAACGCAAAAAACGCGCATCGGCAATTCGGAGGCCGCGGGGACTTTTTAGGGAACGGCTCCACACGTGTTTTGAAGGGTAATCAGTAAATATGCCTGCACTCTATCAACAT contains the following coding sequences:
- a CDS encoding uncharacterized protein (domain of unknown function-domain containing protein); translated protein: MLLCKMNKLSGRILLPWKPIRVFRPNPHCHKFLSSFSPAQACNSSQDKGTVESQKGNCGSATASITANKQSLSAWQLSFWKCRHTWKRAGINTLRCLVGCTLGDFSALWMLQTFYPGLGMGTIMAASMASGITTSIILETVLLRRGADQLSWPVALRTAMGMSMVSMVAMEAAENTVDYHLTGGVVALDDPSFWMAAAVSMTAGYLAPLPYNYLRLKKYGKACH